The Coccinella septempunctata chromosome 9, icCocSept1.1, whole genome shotgun sequence genomic interval GTCTTCAGAATCATAAAATTTATTGGGTTatgaagttgaaatttttgCAAAAATTTCACAATGACGGACTCAAAAAGTGATTTTAAACGTGACATCCGAGTAAAATTTCAACTCTATGTATactaacaattttgaaaaattcgtttcgtatatcatttcatttttcatagttCAATATTTAGTGATTCTATATTCACTAATTACataatttttggttgaaatcTGTCAAGAAATAACTGCTCTCAATGTAGTACATATCTGGCTATTCAACATTACACCACAATTATTAAACGTTTTCATCTTTCGAATACTCCGAATTCGACTGAAAAAacgtttcatttgaaaattttcatttcagtttctCTTATCATTCCACAATTGATCAGTGAAAAATTATGCTGGATAAGAGACTCAGAGATAGCGTACCCTGTAgacaagagaaaaaattatttattcaggACAATATGTACGAAGTGTGGTCCATTATCTTCACAAGATGTGAATAGGCTGCTATATGAACACATCTTGTATAAATGCTACACTATTAGTACAAtaagaatgaatcaaatgaagcTTAGAATAATTGAACAATGATTTCAGTAGTTTCTTTTTTTAGGTGTTGTAATGGGGGTTCCATACAATAGAGGCGAAATTCAATTTGCTGAATACATATAGAAGTCATACAGCGTAATGAGAGATCTGTAGATGGAAAACGATAAATAATCTATTATTTCGAAGAGAAATTTTTACGTAGAGGGTTTCTGTAAGCAAATAAGTGTCCCACAAAAATTTAACAGTTCACAGTTCATTAttatagatttttgaaatctgaaatattcttGTAAAAATTGGGAACACATATGAAAacttattatttttcgaaagagaTGTGTTCCTTTcgaaggtatttgaaaaattttagtgTCATCTGGCGAATACTCTTCGAgatgcaaaatttttttttatttttattttttagtgaTACGATTTCCACAAATGCTCCACGAGTCTAGCAAAATTAAATTACATCGAAATGTTTACAGgcatgttttttgttttttaaattAAGATTTTTTAAATTAAGGTTGGAATATTGGAAACACTTCGGAAATTAGGAGTCTCAGAAGTGATTCCATTTATTAATGTTTATCACATGTGTCTATTGCATAATTTCTTCAAGAAACGATAAATATAGGTAACTCACTGATAATTTATGGCATTCGGATTTCGGAACTAGCTCTCAACTTTcatctttcgaaaaatattccatTTCTAAAAATCTGCCTCTTACTTATGAAAGCTTGATTTATGTATAAACTTTTCAGAAGTAAAAACAAGGTGCAAATAAATACGTACCTACTTGGTTGCAAACAAACTAATCGAGTGTTTCCATCAAAAACCAACAAAGTGACAAATAGAGATTGAGCAAGCGAAAAGGTTCTCCAAAAAGTTTTTGCTGGTGTTTCTCTGTATGATTGCGAGATGTAAGGTGTAGGAAAAGCTACCGCTCAAGCATCTCTCAAGCTTGTTtcccaaaaaatattttccttatTCTTAGTGTGCCATGGAAattgttattttcctaacaagtgtcgaaagtgatacttttccgcaAGAGACTGCAGTTGACAGAATGACGCGGAGCGGagcggaaaaatatattttagagAAAGTTTGATTCACTCTGAACAAATGGGGTCTCTTGTAATTTCCTACTCAAAGTtttagagaaaaaaataatgaatcaatggATTCGTAGaggaacaataaaaaatttagcaTGACAATTCGCCTATCTTTTATCTATTTTGCTTACTTTTTACAATCATAGGGGAACATCACTTAACATTGAGACCGAGAGTGCCTTCTCGGTGGCATAAAATTGCCCCTTTTTTTGTGAACTGTATATTACCAGAGGCTCTGAGACAAACCTCCTTTTTGACTAGTAACTACCATACAAAATTTTCCGCAGCTTTTATTCACATCCTGTACCTATATTCGAAATAGTCATAATTGATATTTAGAATATATAacggtaataaaaaaaaaccgtgGTACCCCCGAAAACTTTAAACTTTTTCTCTGCTCCAGCTTATCATTAGTAGAAGAATTTTACCCTTTCACAGTCGAGAATTCCTGGAAGTATGACTTCACTTCCAATAGTTGTTAAATACTTTTACCTAACTAGCAGGGATGCTTATCTTCAACAGACTTGAACGAATGGTTCGTATAAAAGGTACGTGTTATAAATGTTTAGAATAGATATAGTCGTAAAAGAAGTGGAAGTAAAGAACAAGCAATATTTACAATATGAGTAGTGATTCACATGTACCGACAGGTAACAAATTTCATTTTACACTCTGTACCTGCGCAGATCTGGATTCCATGCCCGAAACGAATTGCAGCTTGTATAAAGGGTACTGCCAGAAAAAAGAATATTCAAACGAAAACCGGGATTCAGAGAGTTCATACCTTAAGTTTTAGTTGTGAAGAATCTTCGctcactttttttctttgagaTCCATTCCAAAACTATTTTtctaaattaaattatttcccaAGTTCGTTGAACATCATGGAGTACAATTACAGAAACGTTTCAGCTGTTCAATTCGTCAAGAATGTGAAATGTCATTGGACCGTCGAAAATGTGGCAGACTTTTTGGAGAATAGGCTGCCGCATTTGGATTTCAGTGTGGACACTTGGAGTTATCAGAGGAAAACTGCCTTAGAATTATTGGTAGGTGACAAGACCCGTCATAGTTCCAGGGACAAGTTAGTTATGTGCCTTCTTCTGAAGCATGGAGCAAATCCTTTGAAATGTAGGAGCAGGGAAACCATTATGCAGAGGATTTTACGACATAAGGGTAAGTTGTTCATATTTCTGACTCGGATATTACTTATTTTGCTATGCGTAAGCATCATTTCGCACAATTCACTAATCTAAAATAGATTGTTATTgatatatatttcatttcaacggctattttgatgttttttgatCAATTTAATTGTTCAATTCAAAAATCTCGGGCTCATAATTATCAGTTCAtagtaatagttggggagcatacaaaaaattcattaatctgacactaatcaggggagtttccttaatctgatagtttcaTAATAataaggcattttttttaattatctcccttcctgtacctctaatcgtttctgtattctttattgaagctgtagataataaaattcttcgCAACTTTTGTCTGCAGCAGTTTTATAACAGTTTCCGAGTAatagggcgataagggcgaggagcttagccagaAATACGAAAATCCAAGGTCGATGTAGAATCACAGTCTAATATACActtatcgccatatatctcaaaaacgttcgaaagtagaaaaaattgcttcggacaaaattcatagaaaatgttatgctctacaactttcatgttGAATGCGATAACAATTTGAATCCCAGGAgatgagataattcaaaaaaactgattttagtgacctttatggccatttttttttgtttcggcttgctgaaactgtcatattttatttcttccgttattcttgaatcattagcttaaAATTAGGGCGCTAATacgtgccaatatcctaaacgaaaccacatggtcgaatcgataagttttttccattgctttgcgataattcagctaacaaaaggtctagggtcgtatcaggatctatttcagtaatttttttcaattattttattatttatttaattaatttttgttttcaaatttgtcattttgaaagttttgtataggtgatttttggtgaaacgcttcattttaaccAGTTATAttataccttctgttaaaaaaagcctcacctttgaatacacccttataatttatattataaACTCTTgcctattttgaaaaaaaagtggaaaatgatgaaacaaaaaatatttaagaaaattttatcggaaaaaaattcttgttatcactatttttttttaacttctcTATCACAATATCATCTCCAGATGGGTGAAAGTAAAAGATGTtggtgaaaattatatatttctgTTTTTAGTATAAATATGGATTTTCCTTAtttatcggccacatcaattcaatgttTTCTCAACATTATTTTGTTACAGATTCTGCCTTGATCATCAACTTTCTTATGTTCGTGAAAGATATAAACATTTTTCATGGAGGAAGTACTGCCTTACATATCGCCGTTAGTAGAAGATTGAAAGACGTGGTGGAATATATTATCAGTAGGAACGAGTTAAATATAAACATGAGGACGAATGGGAAATGGACAGCTTTACACGAAGCTACAAAAGCAGGAAGGCTAGATATCATTAAAACCCTCCTGGACAATGGGGCGGACGTAGAGGCCAGAGATGAAGCTGGGCAAACTCCACTGCATTGGGCTGTCAGATTCCATTCTTCCATGGATCTAGTCAAGACACTGGTTGAAAGCGGAGCGGATGTTAACTCGAAGGATGAATATGGATGTACACCCCTGCATATCCTCTGTACTAAAGGAGCAGGAGTGAATATGGATATATTTGATCTCCTGCTCCAAAAAATGGACAATCCAAATACAGAGGACTCAAAGGGATCTACACCAATTCATAACCTGATGAGACTCTTACCAGTCAATTCCCTGCCTAGAAATAAGAAGCTCgtagaattatttttgaaatatggtgGAAGCTTGAACAAGGAAGACGGTATATTTGGTACCGTGCTTCACGTGGCAGCTTGTTCAAACCATTCTGCGAATTTTTTGATGTTCCTTATGGAAAAGGGAGCCTATGCGTGCATTTTGAATGGGGCAAACTTAACGTTCTTGGACTACATTATACGGAGCGATAGGAAGAAAGTGAaagaaatcgtgaaaaatatgATTGTCCAGGAGTTCAAGGGAAGATTCGATTTGGATCCCCTACTTTTGAATTGCGTGAGGACAGACCGTGAAATCAATGAATATGTGAGGTCGTGTAAGATTGAACTCTGCTTACTTAATGGCCGTCAACTGGGGAACGAAAAACAAGTATCCTTATTCACGGTCTTGTCCTCGGATGACAGAACCCTggcaaatattttcagaaatgctCTTACCAGGAATGAAATGGCCAAATTTCATAGGCGAAAATTTCCtatgttcaagaaaaaaattcctaTTTATGGGCGGAATTTGATTTGTAACTATAAACTTGGTTTGAAAAGGATgcagtctgaaaatatttttcacgatttcttAACACGAATCGGTTTAAACGATCTGAGCATTTACTCAGTGGAAGAAATAATAAGACTTTGTCCTACTGAGGAAATGATTAAACTGAAACCGATTTCATTCCAACGGTCTGCTCCTATAAAGAGTTTGATCACTGAAACAGTAGCGAATTTCCAAAATCACAACGCGGACAATTTTGTaaggaatattttattcagtatTCATTTGTATATTTTCGTTTATCTTATTACCATTTCTTTCAAATCTGACATTTAATAATTCATTTAAATGTattaatttatatattatttatttgatattTATGTTTTAAATACTGGTGAGGTTTAATTTGTGTTGAAACCCTATTCATACCTTTTGTTAACTTATTTTTATTctatgataaaatatatattttgttatgatccgttttcattttctattttatacagggtgtggcgtaatgaatggataatatggatcctgcaggtagaggactctatggcggttcagaaaaatatattttacgttcagtaaaagtgccttggttttcgagatattcgagattttcgaaaattcaagaaaatcacacccttcgacCCTCTtcttgcaggcaagactccaaatgaaggaattttttcaaactgttttttggatagtattcctggatagatgcgctatcgaatgtaaattattatttttgaggcgcatgaatagtttttcataaataaaagaattaactcaaattttccgttttgcttatttttttttccttagttcaacccagcgtggtgtgaaaaataatatggttaccggagtgccaaagcaagagaaaacatgcctgtttcactgagattctgaaatggtataactcactctatttttagcattaaatacaaaataaatttctattacaatgagtcaaggcagagtttgacgttagcctttttcttcaatttttagcaactgaaatgagacttgcaagcagaataaagcaattattcataaaaagTTGTAGAGgatctagtacagctcctgatgcacactttgaacacattttgtaaaactcgattcaattaaacaatattttaaatttgggttttttccctcgtatcctttcattattaagccctatagttatagagttaatagttgttaagcgaatttcaagtaacgaagtgaattttagcacttttgtaattaagaaaaaaagctgaaaattaggtaatttttattacattgagtcaagacccttgttacaaaaatgctgaaatttaatgcataacttgaaattaacttgataatattgatttcacaacgttggggttcaataataaaagaaaacgagaaaaaataacaattgtaaaatatcgtttcattgaataaagtttcacaaatcacaaatgatgcttaaattggccaccatgagttctgatacatgctctatagtctacactaatgaatcatagctttattgcatagatatcaacaattttgaaatgagtgtcgtttcattgaattaaatatcacaaaagattctctaagaggccaccatgagcttcagtagaCGATtacttcattctgcttgcatttctcattttagctaataaaaattttagaaacactgtttacattaaactaggcctcaactgattgcaataggaatttattttgtattaaatgctgagaatacagagagttataccatttcggaatctcaatgaaactggcatgttttttcttgcattggctctcaggtaaccatattattttttacaccgcgctaggtttaacttatgaaaaaaaattagcaaaacggaaaatttgagttaattctttttttcataaagaactattcatgcccctcaaaaataatgaattacattcgatagatcatctatccaggaatactatccaaaaaacactttgaaaaaattccttcatttggagtcttgcctgcaaaacgagtggcgtagggtgtaattctcttgaattttcgaaaatctccaatatctcgaaaaccaaggcagttttactgaacgtaaaatatatttttctgaaccgccatagagtcctctacccccaggctcaatattatccattcattacgccacaccctgtatatgaagcgtgagtctttgacttgtaccgTTAAGTATTAAATATCAATACTCAAATGCTTGTACACAAATTTTCacagaaaatttctgaaatcaaaagaaacccttttttcctttaccatccTTTACAtgttgttgaaaatccatataaaaatgtaatatttAGAGTTATATAAAGCCGTTTGTAAGAGCCAgaaattctctacagaattttggcaagaaaagaACAGTAagtttatttttagaaaatacCTGCAACGGCAAATTTGggattataatttgaaaaatgaacactcAGTACCAGTACCTATTGACACACACAACTCAATCATGCAAAATATAACGGGAGACGGACATCACTTTACAAAATCTTAAAATCAATGGGTTATACATAAAAAAGGGTGAACGAAcgaaaaattttatgtgaacaAATGCATATCGTTTcagacaaaattactttcatacAATATAAATCTTTGTGTGTGAAGATTTGTGTTTCTTGACGAAACTTGGATTTACCAAAATGGTTTCTGTTCGACAACAGAGGTAatgtcttcaaccttcagccaaagaagataaccaacattaactcttctcaagcaactgtatattattatatttgtcatcaaattaattttcaccCATTGCGAAAATAGATATATTTAAAGAATGATTTCTAGTACTTTCTATGCGAATAACTAGATAAGGAATCCCTTTTACCAGTTTGTTTAAACGTAAGTTATGTTTATCACTTATAGTCATGTTAAACAtatatattttcgacttaatttattttttgaagaaaatacgtaattactgaaacttttacgtataacggacaacatagcgctgatttcaaaacaaaaatgttttgacaagggTCATAATctcacattttcgtatcatacagtgtggaatgtgtcaaatttccacgtCCAATAACCGAGTGCTTTCATAAAaaagaatggagtatatatagtcactgtaccgAGAAACAAGCTTCAGCGCTCCGTTTCACGGTACATgtacttatttgaaaaaataattgtaaaTGATTCTATAGCGCacatttcaagttttctattAGTAATCCAGACAAACATCTGTGAAACTAGCCAAAGGAAAATCAGAGAAAGATTCGCATCAGTTGTTTATTGCGAAATTGTTTTTAATGAAGAACTAAAGCTAAAAAGAATCTTATTCTATTTTCTTTCCTCGTATTTACGACCATGTTCAAAGCCACTGCACTTTCTTGTAGTGTAGAACTACCAGAAATATTTGGAAGATATCACCGAGCATTTCTCTGTCTCTTCACTCGATCATATTCGAtcgaatccatttcattatgcaACTATTTTACATAAAACTAGAAATTAATTCTTTAGTTTTCGAATGatttattatttcattgaaGTTTTTAGTTAGATTATGTTTTATAAGAACGTTTTCATCTCAACGTGATCTTTCGAACTTTTTCTTGAGCTTTGCCTGCAATATTCGAAACTTATCTGAGTTCATCGAAATTAAGGTTGATGCTAACGAATCGGAATTAACTGATTCCTTCAAAGAGTCCACTCAATTAGTTGCCTGATAGTTAGCTGAAACGGAAATTATTCATGTCGGACGCAGTAGATCACTACAGAACACAATGTTGATCACGATCATTCAGGAGTGGCCACGATCTGCTTT includes:
- the LOC123321030 gene encoding ankyrin-3-like, whose amino-acid sequence is MEYNYRNVSAVQFVKNVKCHWTVENVADFLENRLPHLDFSVDTWSYQRKTALELLVGDKTRHSSRDKLVMCLLLKHGANPLKCRSRETIMQRILRHKDSALIINFLMFVKDINIFHGGSTALHIAVSRRLKDVVEYIISRNELNINMRTNGKWTALHEATKAGRLDIIKTLLDNGADVEARDEAGQTPLHWAVRFHSSMDLVKTLVESGADVNSKDEYGCTPLHILCTKGAGVNMDIFDLLLQKMDNPNTEDSKGSTPIHNLMRLLPVNSLPRNKKLVELFLKYGGSLNKEDGIFGTVLHVAACSNHSANFLMFLMEKGAYACILNGANLTFLDYIIRSDRKKVKEIVKNMIVQEFKGRFDLDPLLLNCVRTDREINEYVRSCKIELCLLNGRQLGNEKQVSLFTVLSSDDRTLANIFRNALTRNEMAKFHRRKFPMFKKKIPIYGRNLICNYKLGLKRMQSENIFHDFLTRIGLNDLSIYSVEEIIRLCPTEEMIKLKPISFQRSAPIKIRGKYSITQSYTIIQYALVEVGKPTLDSISSFTSTVEDLKDSLRLEQSITN